From one Humulus lupulus chromosome 8, drHumLupu1.1, whole genome shotgun sequence genomic stretch:
- the LOC133796907 gene encoding putative glucose-6-phosphate 1-epimerase isoform X1 translates to MGHPAAVWDYKAATEITKDWNGIDQVVLRSPHGASARVSLYGGQVTSWRNEHGEELLFTSSKAIFKAPKAMRGGIPICFPQFGNGGSTELHGFARNKIWTIDDNPPPLHPIDSHGKSFVDLLLKLSEEDMKCWPHSFEFRLRVSLAADGDLNMISRIRNLNGKPFTFSFAYHTYFSVSDISEVRIEGLETLDYLDNLCQKERFTEQGSAVTFESEVDRVYISAPNAIAILDHEKKRTYVIRKEGLPDIVVWNPWEKKSKSMGDLGDEEYKQMVCVDGAAVVKPIAIKPGEEWTGRMQLKVVPSSFCSHHLGL, encoded by the exons ATGGGTCATCCAGCAGCGGTATGGGATTACAAGGCGGCTACTGAGATTACAAAGGACTGGAATGGAATCGATCAAGTTGTGCTCCGGAGCCCACATGGAGCTTCAGCAAGG GTAAGCTTGTACGGAGGACAGGTCACTTCATGGAGAAACGAACATGGGGAAGAACTCCTATTCACTAGTAGTAAG GCGATCTTCAAGGCCCCAAAAGCAATGAGGGGAGGAATACCTATCTGTTTCCCACAG TTTGGGAATGGTGGATCAACAGAACTGCATGGATTTGCAAGAAACAAGATTTGGACGATCGACGATAACCCTCCACCTCTACATCCAATTGATTCCCATGGGAAATCTTTTGTCGATCTTCTACTTAAACTGTCTGAGGAGGACATGAAATGCTGGCCCCATAG TTTTGAATTTCGTCTCAGGGTGTCTCTTGCAGCAGATGGAGATTTGAATATGATATCACGTATTAGGAATCTAAATGGAAAACCATTTACTTTTTCATTTGCTTACCACACGTACTTCTCAGTATCTGACATAAG TGAAGTGAGGATAGAAGGCCTGGAGACACTTGACTATTTGGACAACCTTTGTCAAAAAGAGCGGTTCACCGAGCAAGGGAGCGCCGTAACATTTGAGTCTGAG GTGGATCGTGTTTATATCAGTGCGCCTAATGCGATTGCTATTCTTGATCATGAAAAGAAGAGGACTTACGTGATAAGAAAGGAGGGACTGCCAGACATAG TGGTTTGGAATCCATGGGAGAAGAAGTCAAAATCAATGGGGGATCTTGGGGATGAGGAATACAAACAGATGGTCTGTGTTGATGGAGCAGCAGTTGTGAAACCTATCGCCATAAAGCCTGGCGAGGAATGGACAGGGCGAATGCAGCTCAAGGTTGTTCCTTCAAGCTTTTGCAGCCATCATCTTGGTCTCTAG
- the LOC133796907 gene encoding putative glucose-6-phosphate 1-epimerase isoform X2 — MGHPAAVWDYKAATEITKDWNGIDQVVLRSPHGASARVSLYGGQVTSWRNEHGEELLFTSSKAIFKAPKAMRGGIPICFPQFGNGGSTELHGFARNKIWTIDDNPPPLHPIDSHGKSFVDLLLKLSEEDMKCWPHRVSLAADGDLNMISRIRNLNGKPFTFSFAYHTYFSVSDISEVRIEGLETLDYLDNLCQKERFTEQGSAVTFESEVDRVYISAPNAIAILDHEKKRTYVIRKEGLPDIVVWNPWEKKSKSMGDLGDEEYKQMVCVDGAAVVKPIAIKPGEEWTGRMQLKVVPSSFCSHHLGL, encoded by the exons ATGGGTCATCCAGCAGCGGTATGGGATTACAAGGCGGCTACTGAGATTACAAAGGACTGGAATGGAATCGATCAAGTTGTGCTCCGGAGCCCACATGGAGCTTCAGCAAGG GTAAGCTTGTACGGAGGACAGGTCACTTCATGGAGAAACGAACATGGGGAAGAACTCCTATTCACTAGTAGTAAG GCGATCTTCAAGGCCCCAAAAGCAATGAGGGGAGGAATACCTATCTGTTTCCCACAG TTTGGGAATGGTGGATCAACAGAACTGCATGGATTTGCAAGAAACAAGATTTGGACGATCGACGATAACCCTCCACCTCTACATCCAATTGATTCCCATGGGAAATCTTTTGTCGATCTTCTACTTAAACTGTCTGAGGAGGACATGAAATGCTGGCCCCATAG GGTGTCTCTTGCAGCAGATGGAGATTTGAATATGATATCACGTATTAGGAATCTAAATGGAAAACCATTTACTTTTTCATTTGCTTACCACACGTACTTCTCAGTATCTGACATAAG TGAAGTGAGGATAGAAGGCCTGGAGACACTTGACTATTTGGACAACCTTTGTCAAAAAGAGCGGTTCACCGAGCAAGGGAGCGCCGTAACATTTGAGTCTGAG GTGGATCGTGTTTATATCAGTGCGCCTAATGCGATTGCTATTCTTGATCATGAAAAGAAGAGGACTTACGTGATAAGAAAGGAGGGACTGCCAGACATAG TGGTTTGGAATCCATGGGAGAAGAAGTCAAAATCAATGGGGGATCTTGGGGATGAGGAATACAAACAGATGGTCTGTGTTGATGGAGCAGCAGTTGTGAAACCTATCGCCATAAAGCCTGGCGAGGAATGGACAGGGCGAATGCAGCTCAAGGTTGTTCCTTCAAGCTTTTGCAGCCATCATCTTGGTCTCTAG
- the LOC133796906 gene encoding common plant regulatory factor 1-like, with amino-acid sequence MGNDEDGKSAKSEKTSPPATPDQTTPTNQTNIHVYPDWAAMQAYYGPRVALPPYYNSAVASGHAPHPYLWGPPQPIMPPFGTPYAAIYSHGNVYPHHGLGTHGQGVPSSPTLGVTPMSVETPTKSSGNSERESEKKMKGFDSLSMSIGNGNVESRADLMPSQSTETEGSSDGSDGNTSGANQIRRKRSREETPTTGDEKSEKQVNSVSDKTMGASLSAAGLSTKLVGPIVSPGMTTAFELRNPTNLSPKTSPGFNQTCTVLPSDSWVQNDRELKRERRKQSNRESARRSRLRKQAETEDLARKVESLTSENVALKVELNRLTENSEKLRLENTKLVGKLEIAQLGRTEEIVMNKVDKRTQPISTENLLSRVNNSGSIDRTAEEDNGMYEKNSNPGTKLHQLLDASPRADAVVAG; translated from the exons ATGGGAAATGACGAAGATGGAAAGTCTGCTAAATCTGAGAAAACATCACCGCCTGCAACCCCG GATCAGACAACTCCTACCAATCAGACCAACATTCACGTATATCCTGATTGGGCAGCCATGCAG GCATATTATGGTCCAAGAGTTGCTCTCCCCCCATACTACAACTCAGCTGTAGCTTCTGGCCATGCTCCTCATCCCTATCTATGGGGTCCACCACAG CCTATAATGCCCCCTTTTGGGACGCCTTATGCGGCAATCTACTCGCATGgcaatgtctatccacatcatgGTCTT GGAACACATGGTCAAGGGGTTCCATCATCGCCTACT CTGGGTGTTACTCCTATGAGTGTGGAAACGCCTACAAAATCATCTGGAAAttcagagagagagagtgagaaaaAGATGAAAGGGTTTGATTCACTTTCCATGTCAATAGGCAATGGTAATGTTGAGAGTAGGGCTGATCTGATGCCATCACAAAG TACGGAGACAGAAGGTTCAAGTGATGGCAGTGATGGGAATACTTCTGGG GCAAATCAAATCAGAAGAAAAAGAAGTCGTGAGGAGACACCAACTACAg GAGATGAGAAATCTGAGAAGCAGGTCAACTCAGTTTCTGATAAGACAATGGGTGCATCTCTCTCTGCTGCTGGCTTATCAACGAAGTTGGTTGGACCTATAGTTTCTCCTGGTATGACCACGGCATTTGAACTCAGAAACCCTACTAACTTGAGCCCCAAGACCAGTCCTGGCTTCAACCAAACTTGTACAGTATTGCCTTCGGACTCCTGGGTGCAG AATGATAGGGAGCTGAAGCGTGAAAGAAGGAAACAGTCTAACCGAGAATCTGCTAGGAGGTCAAGGTTGAGGAAGCAG GCTGAGACCGAAGATCTTGCACGCAAAGTTGAATCATTGACTTCTGAGAACGTAGCACTTAAAGTAGAATTAAACCGATTAACAGAAAACTCGGAGAAGCTGAGGCTTGAGAACACTAAACTAGTG GGTAAGCTTGAAATCGCACAACTTGGGCGAACGGAAGAGATCGTAATGAACAAGGTCGACAAGAGGACTCAACCTATAAGTACAGAAAATTTACTGTCTAGAGTTAACAACTCTGGTTCCATTGATAGGACTGCCGAGGAAGACAATGGCATGTATGAGAAAAACTCAAACCCAGGGACCAAGCTACATCAACTCCTGGATGCAAGTCCGAGAGCCGATGCCGTCGTGGCGGGCTGA